The genomic region GACCGAGTACGTGACGCGGGAAGAGAGTCCGCCAGGCGACCTCTACGACCTCTACGACCTCCCGGAGGCGCCGCCCCTAGTCCTTCCCCAGGTGGCATGCGATGGCAAGGAGTCGCAGGGTGAGTCCCAGGCGGGATGCGACGGGGAGCAGCAGCAGCCCGAGCCCGCGGCGTCGGCCGCCGGCGGCGCGTAGCAGCCAACCACCACTCCACGGCCTTGATTCCCTCACCCGTTCCGGTGTAAATGGGCACCTGGACGAGGTGACGATGAGCGCTGGTTCGATCACAGGGCTGTCGCGCCTGGTGGCGGCCTCAGCCGCACTCTGCGCGATCGCCGGATGCGTCAACACGAACCTGAGTGGCTCTCTGCTGCCCGGCGTCGAGCTCCACGACGAGATGACCTACTACGTCGAGAAGTTCGACCCTGACGGACGGGGGCTCCAGGACGTCATCCGGGACGAACTCGTGGCGCTCGGGCACCCCGCGACGTCTGGCGCAGCGGGATCTGCGCCGGAAGGAACCGATGTCATCGTCACCTACGAGGATCGCTGGATGTGGGACATCACCATGTACCTGATCCAGCTCGACATCCAGTTCCAGGATCCCTCGACTGGACGGGTCCTTGCGACCGGCCAGTCGTACCGGACGTCGCTCGCCCGCAAGAGCCCCGCCGAGATGGCGCGCGAAGTCCTGCGCAAGATCTTCGGGATGCCCGCGGAGAAGCCGCCGCGAAGGAAGAGGAGCCGATGAGGCCCGGCGCGGCCACGTCGGCAGGCCTTCTCGCTTCGACCTTCCTGGTCCTCGCCGGTTGCGCGCAGGCCCCGAAGGGGAAGAGCATCGCTCCCGCAACGCTGGCGGTCGATCACACGCACGAGGCACCCGTGGAGGTCCACGTGCGCGGCGGCGGAGACGGGTACCGTCTCTCGAACGAAGCCCTGCACGAGGCGATCGTGCTGGCGATCGAGCGGTCGCAGGTGTTCGGGAAGGTGCTGGACGACGGCGCGCCGTACCGGCTCGACGTGGTCATCGGCGGTGTTCACCAGCCCCCCATCGGGTGGAACTTCACCGTCGAGGTGAAGACGGTCTGGAACCTCTCCACCGCCGACACCAACGAGACGATCTGGCAGGAGACGATCACGGGCACGGACCAGGCGACCCCCGGGGACGCAGTCGTGGCCGTCAACCGGCTGCGGATCGCGACCGAGCGTGCGGCCCGGGCGTGCGTCGAGGAAGGCATCCGCAGGCTCTCGGCCCTCGACCTCCAATAGGGCTCAAGGAGCCACCCGATCCGCCGATACGCCAGCGGGCCTTCCCTCTGGCGGGGCTCTGGGAGGATCGAGATGCTTCGACGCTTGCTCTTCGGTGGGGTCTGTGCGCTGCTCGTCGCGGGCCCGGCGCAGGCCGAGAACGAAAGACGGGGCGAGAAGATGCTCGACGTCGGCTCGCGCGTCGTCTTCGGGATCCCGCTCACGATCGCGGGTGGCGTGCTCATGATTCCGGCGGGCCTCGCGACGCTGGTCACCCGGCCGAGCGAGATCGACACGACCTTCGACTACCTGGTGATGGGCCCGGTCCGCTACACGTGGGTCGATCCGCTCGGCGAGCACCCCGACCCGGCCGCCCAGCCGGCGACCTTCCGCCGCGACCGCTACGCCGCCGGGTCCCAGCCCGCGGTGCCGCAGGGAACGCCGTCGGGGGACTGAGCGAGGGCGCGCCGCGCCGGCCGGGCCCCGGCGGCGCGGCTCCTCCCCGGTCGCCCATCCGCATTCATTACAGTTTTTGACAGGATCCTGGTTCGACGTGTAACATCCGGGCGATGGCCGACGCGGTCTCTGCCCGCAGCCTGATCCTGGATCTGCTCTCCACCCTGCGCCGGGGCTCGATGCCCGTGCGTGCTCTGGTCGAGGCGGGGGCGCTCTTCGGGCTCGCCGAGGGCAGCGTGCGGGTCGCGCTCACGCGGCTCCTCGCCGAGGGTCTCGTCGAACGCGACGAGCGCGGCTCGTATCGGCTCGGCGCGGGCGCGCGTGCGGTCAGCGAGCGGGTGACGGGCTGGCGGCGGCTCGACGAGCGGCTGCGCGTCTGGAACGGGAGCTGGCTCGTCGTGCTCGCGGCGAAGGCCGCGCGGCCGGCGGGGCGGAGGGCGCGCGCGGCGCACGAGCGCGCGCTGCGCCTGCTCGGCTTCCGCGAGCTGGCTCCGGGCACGGCGCTGCGGCCGGACAACCTGGCGGGCGGGATCGACGCCGCGCGCGCGGAGCTCGTGCGCCTCGGGCTCGCCGCGGGCTCGCTCAGCGCCGAGCTGCGCGCGCTCGATCCCGTCACCGACGCGCGGGCGCGCGGGCTCTGGGACGGCGCGGCGCTGGTCGCCGGCTACCGGCGCGGCGTCCGCGAGCTCGACCGGAGCCGGCGGCGGCTCGCGCAGCGCTCCGAGAGCGCCGCGATGGTCGAGTCGTTCCGGCTGGGCGGCGCGATGCTGCGGCGCCTCGCGCTCGACCCGCTCCTGCCCGAGCCGATCGTGCCCGGCGCCGAGCGCGCGGCGCTCGTCGAGGCGATGCGCCGCTACGACGAGGCCGGCCGGGCCTGCTGGGCGCCGTTCCTGGAGCGCCACGGGGTGCGCCACCGGCGTGCACCCGCCGACACCCGCGCCCTCGCCCGGGGAGGACTCCCGTGACCGCTGCCGACCCGACCCTCGCGGCCGGTGCCCCGGACCTCGACGCCGGCCCGCGCACCAACGCCGCCTGGCACGAGCGCTTCACGCGCGCCGAGATCCAGGACCTGCTGCGCGTGTCGAGCGCGCGCGGCTGGCTCTCGATCGCGATCAACTGGGGGCTCGTCGCGGCCGCGTTCGCCCTGGTGGCCGCGTGGCCGAATCCGCTCACCGTCGTCGTGGCGCTCTTCGTGATCGGCGCGCGCCAGCTCGGCTGCGCGATCCTGATGCACGACGCCGCGCACCGCACGCTGCTCGCGGACCGGCGCTGGAACGACTGGGCCGGAAGCTGGCTGTGCGCCTATCCGGTCTGGACGGACCTCTTCGCCTACCGGCCCTACCACCTCCAGCACCACGCGAAGAACTGGACGGCGGAGGATCCCGATCTCGGGCTCGTGACGCCCTTCCCGATCACCCGGGCGAGCCTGCGCCGCAAGCTCGTGCGCGACCTCACGGGCCGGACGGGCCGCAAGTTCGCGCACGCCGCGTGGGCGCGCGCGCGCGCGCGATGGCGCGCGGGCGACGCCGACGGCCGCCGCGCGCTGGTCGGCTTCCTCGTCACCAACGGCCTCCTGCTCGCGGTCCTGACCGCCTTCGGCAGGCCCTGGCTGTACCTGCTCTGGGCCGGCGCCTGGCTCACGACCCACACGCTGGTGACCCGGGTGCGCGCGATCGCCGAGCACGCGATGGTGCCGGACCCCGCCGATCCCCTGCGCAACACCCGCACCACGCTCGTGCGCGGGTGGGAGCGCCTGCTCGTGGCGCCGAACCACGTGAACTTCCACCTCGAGCACCACCTCCTGATGACGGTCCCGCACTACCGGCTCCCGCGCATGCACCGGATGCTCGCCGAGCGCGGCCTGCTCGACGGGGCGCTGGTCACCAGGGGCTACCGCGCCGTGCTCGCGCGGGCCGCGTCGCGGCGCGAGCCGGTGCCGGCGCCCGCGGCTCCGGCCGGCGTGCCCCCGCGCGTCCCGCCGTTCTAGGTATCCTCGCCAGCTCCGTCGAGGAGGACCGCCATGCCCCCCGATCCCTTCCACAACCGGGTCGCTGTCGTGACGGGAGGGGCCGGCGGGATCGGCTTCGCGCTGGCCGAGGCCTTCGCGGCGCGCGGCGCCCGGATCGTGCTCGCCGACCTCGACGAGGCCGGGATGGCGGCGCGCGCGAAGGGACTCGCCGCGCGCGGCACCGAGGTGCTCTGCGTCCCGACCGACGTGACCCGGCGCGCGAGCGTGGTGGCGCTCGCCGACGCGGTCTGGGAGCGCTTCGGCGCGGCCCACCTGATCTGCAACAACGCCGGCATCGCGCTCGCCGGCCCGCTGCTCCAGGCCACGCCCGACGACTGGCGCCTCACCATGGACGTCAACTTCTGGGGCGTCGTGCACGGCGTCGACGCCTTCGCGCCGCGCCTGGTCGCCCAGGGTCAGGGCGGCCACATCCTGAACACCGCCTCGATGGCGGGGCTCGTCGGGATGGGCTGGCTCGGGATCTACTGCGCGTCGAAGTTCGCGGTGGTCGGCCTCACCGAGTCGCTGCGCCGCGAGCTCGCCGCGCACGGGATCGGCGTCTCCGCCCTGTGTCCGATGATCGTCGCGACCGAGATCGACCGGAACTCGGCGCGGCTGCGCGGGCGCGAGGCGCCGGACGCCCCCGCCGTCGACCAGCCGCCGGCCGGCGCGCTGAAGGGGGGCGTCATCGCGACGGAGGAGGTCGCGCGCCGGGTGGTGCGCGGGATCGAGCGCAACGAGCTCTACATCCTCACCCACCCCGAGCAGCGCGAGTTCCTGCGCCGGCGCGCCGAGCGCCTCGACGCGGTGTTCGCGCCGGAGCGCTGGGATCTCTAGCTCAGAGCCTGTGAAGGAATCGGCGACCGAGCCGATTCCTTCACAGGCTCTCAGGGCCCGGACGGGCTCTCGCGCATCCCGTTGCGCCGCAGGAGCACGAGGTTCCGCACGTAGACGATGCAGTTCGGCAGGAAGGCCAGCGTGAAGACCGGGTCGCGGCGGTGGATCGCGTAGGCGAGCAGGACCAGCGAGCCGGCGATGCTCAGGTACCAGAAGACGACCGGCACGTAGCTGCGACCGGCGCGCTCCGACGCGATCCACTGCACGAGGAAGCGCGAGAAGAAGGCGGCGTTGCCGGTGAGCCCGATGGCCAGCCACAGGGGCGAGTCGTTCCAGTCCATGGCGGCGCAGCGTAGCCCCGGCCGGCCGCCGGGGACGGCGCGCGCCGAGCCTCCCCGAGCCGGGCGCGGGGGCCTTCCCCTCGCACGAACTTACCCCGCGGACGGTCCCTTCTGATATCGTGCCGGGTTCCCCCGGCGCCTGGAGGTCTGGATGCGGGCTCGAAGCGGTGTCTGGCAGCGTTCTCCCTGGGTGGCGGCCGCGCTGCTCCTCGCGCTCTGGCCGGCGCCCGGCGCCGCCGAGCTGCCGTGGCCGACCTGCGCCGCGGCGGGCTGCAGCGATCCCGCCGACTTCTCCTCCTACCTCTTCGTCGCGCCGGGCACGACGCCGGACGACTACAGCGCGAGCTCCGGCGAAGCCTGGAAGTACGTCCCCGGCAGCGGCATGGACATCACCGGGATCTGGGAGCACACCACCGGCCGGCCCGACGTCGTGATCGCCGTCCTCGACAGCGGCAACTACTGGGACAACACCGACCTCGCGCGCAAGATCGCGCTCAACACCGGCGAGCTGCCGGTGCCCGCGGCCTGCGCGTCGCACGACTGCAACGGCGACGGCTTCGTCTCGGTCGACGACTTCACCGACGCCTGCGCCGCCGACCCGAACGGCAACGGCCACTGCGACGGCCAGGACCTGATCCGCTTCCATTCCGACGGCGTGGACGACGACGCCAACGGCTTCGTCGACGACATCGCCGGCTGGGACTTCGCCGACGACGACAACGACCCCGAGGACGAGGTCCGCTACGGCCACGGCAACGGCGAGGCCTCGGACGAGGTGGCCGAGGCGAACAACGGCGGCGGCTTCCCGGGCTTCGCGCCCTCGGCCCTCTACCTCCCGCTGAAGGTCGCCGACAGCTTCATCGCGATCGACCAGGAGTTCGCGCGCGCGGTGGTCTACGCGGTGGACCGCCAGGTGGGCGTGATCTCCGAGGCGCTCGGCACCGTCAACTCCTCGGCGGCCGGCCAGGCGGCGGTGGATTACGCGTACCGCAACGGGATCCCGCTGATCGCGAGCGCCGCCGACGAGGAGAGCCGCCACCACAACTACCCGGCGGCCTACGCGCACGTGATCTGGGTCAACTCGGTGACCAAGGGAGACGGCACCTTCGTCGACGAGGCCGCCAACGGCTTCGAGCTCCTGAACGGCTGCACCAACTACGGCGGCAAGGCGTGGGTCGCGATCCCGTCGGCATCCTGCTCG from Deltaproteobacteria bacterium harbors:
- a CDS encoding fatty acid desaturase family protein; this encodes MTAADPTLAAGAPDLDAGPRTNAAWHERFTRAEIQDLLRVSSARGWLSIAINWGLVAAAFALVAAWPNPLTVVVALFVIGARQLGCAILMHDAAHRTLLADRRWNDWAGSWLCAYPVWTDLFAYRPYHLQHHAKNWTAEDPDLGLVTPFPITRASLRRKLVRDLTGRTGRKFAHAAWARARARWRAGDADGRRALVGFLVTNGLLLAVLTAFGRPWLYLLWAGAWLTTHTLVTRVRAIAEHAMVPDPADPLRNTRTTLVRGWERLLVAPNHVNFHLEHHLLMTVPHYRLPRMHRMLAERGLLDGALVTRGYRAVLARAASRREPVPAPAAPAGVPPRVPPF
- a CDS encoding PaaX family transcriptional regulator: MADAVSARSLILDLLSTLRRGSMPVRALVEAGALFGLAEGSVRVALTRLLAEGLVERDERGSYRLGAGARAVSERVTGWRRLDERLRVWNGSWLVVLAAKAARPAGRRARAAHERALRLLGFRELAPGTALRPDNLAGGIDAARAELVRLGLAAGSLSAELRALDPVTDARARGLWDGAALVAGYRRGVRELDRSRRRLAQRSESAAMVESFRLGGAMLRRLALDPLLPEPIVPGAERAALVEAMRRYDEAGRACWAPFLERHGVRHRRAPADTRALARGGLP
- a CDS encoding lipid-A-disaccharide synthase N-terminal domain-containing protein, translating into MDWNDSPLWLAIGLTGNAAFFSRFLVQWIASERAGRSYVPVVFWYLSIAGSLVLLAYAIHRRDPVFTLAFLPNCIVYVRNLVLLRRNGMRESPSGP
- a CDS encoding SDR family NAD(P)-dependent oxidoreductase; its protein translation is MPPDPFHNRVAVVTGGAGGIGFALAEAFAARGARIVLADLDEAGMAARAKGLAARGTEVLCVPTDVTRRASVVALADAVWERFGAAHLICNNAGIALAGPLLQATPDDWRLTMDVNFWGVVHGVDAFAPRLVAQGQGGHILNTASMAGLVGMGWLGIYCASKFAVVGLTESLRRELAAHGIGVSALCPMIVATEIDRNSARLRGREAPDAPAVDQPPAGALKGGVIATEEVARRVVRGIERNELYILTHPEQREFLRRRAERLDAVFAPERWDL